The following are encoded together in the Tursiops truncatus isolate mTurTru1 chromosome 10, mTurTru1.mat.Y, whole genome shotgun sequence genome:
- the CCDC167 gene encoding coiled-coil domain-containing protein 167, whose protein sequence is MTKKKRENLGVAQEMDGLEKKLSRCWRDLEAVNSRLCGAELSSEARSSLEKEKSSLMNKASNYEKELELLRQENRKNMLLSVAIFLLLTLIYAYWTL, encoded by the exons ATGACTAAAAAGAAGCGGGAGAATCTGGGCGTCGCGCAAGAG ATGGATGGGCTGGAGAAGAAGCTGTCACGATGCTGGAGAGACCTGGAGGCTGTGAACTCCAGGCTCTGTGGGGCAGAGCTGAGCTCAGAGGCCAG GAGTTCTctggagaaggagaaaagcagcCTGATGAACAAAGCCTCCAACTATG AGAAGGAGCTGGAGTTGCTTCGGCAGGAAAACCGGAAGAACATGCTGCTGTCTGTGGCCATCTTCCTCCTTCTGACGCTTATCTACGCCTACTGGACCCTGTGA